One region of Gemmatimonas sp. genomic DNA includes:
- a CDS encoding HNH endonuclease: protein MGKAGRDVIGGRRGFLGVEESGQLIKDHATTAIREIHRSSDDRQNRVNRFDIFARDEFRCVYCGLVHEADALSVDHVQPRMRGGDGSHGNVVTACRGCNTLKGSQSLPRFLAESPEARRNFFTFARYVHARHVKAVAEELARRGVVVASTELVEGIRGLRSSEAIAKLLQQQDLSPKTGTGGAQDTEGE from the coding sequence GTGGGTAAGGCGGGGCGGGACGTCATCGGGGGTCGCCGTGGCTTCCTCGGTGTCGAGGAATCTGGTCAGCTGATCAAAGATCATGCGACGACCGCGATCCGGGAGATTCACAGGAGTAGTGATGACAGGCAGAACCGGGTGAACCGCTTCGACATCTTCGCGCGAGACGAGTTCCGCTGTGTGTACTGCGGGCTCGTGCATGAAGCGGACGCTCTCAGCGTAGACCACGTCCAGCCGCGGATGCGCGGTGGCGACGGGTCTCACGGCAACGTAGTGACCGCCTGTAGGGGCTGCAACACGCTCAAGGGAAGCCAGTCCCTCCCCCGCTTCCTCGCCGAGTCGCCGGAGGCCCGACGGAACTTCTTCACGTTCGCGCGGTATGTACATGCGAGACACGTGAAAGCGGTGGCCGAGGAGCTTGCGCGCCGGGGCGTGGTGGTTGCCTCAACGGAGCTCGTGGAGGGGATCCGGGGGCTGCGCAGCTCTGAGGCCATCGCGAAACTTTTGCAGCAGCAGGACCTTTCGCCGAAGACAGGAACGGGCGGAGCGCAGGACACTGAAGGGGAGTAG
- a CDS encoding NAD(P)-dependent alcohol dehydrogenase produces the protein MSEHMKAAVVRRYGPPHVVQIEQVPQPVPGPHEVLIRVRAATVSSADWRLRSLSMPYGFGLAGRLAFGVTAPRQLILGSELSGDVVAVGASVHNFALGDAVVAFPGAKLGAHAEYCCMNANAAMVRKPEALSYTSAAALAFGGTTALDFFRRGALQAGESALINGASGTVGSAMVQLAVAAGARVTAVCSGPNVELMHQLGATRVVDYTKADFASEGIRYDVIADTVGNAPYSRVHHALTPRGRLLLVLATLPEMLRAPWVNHTSQRRLVAGPAAERVEDLRTLVAMAADGRFTPLIDSSFSLDEIASAHARVETNRKRGSVVVHSRGMSGP, from the coding sequence GTGTCCGAGCATATGAAGGCGGCGGTGGTCCGACGCTATGGCCCCCCGCACGTGGTGCAAATCGAACAGGTACCGCAGCCAGTGCCTGGTCCGCACGAGGTGCTCATCCGCGTGCGCGCCGCTACCGTGTCTTCCGCCGACTGGAGACTGCGCAGCCTCAGTATGCCATACGGCTTTGGCCTCGCGGGAAGACTGGCATTTGGCGTTACGGCGCCGCGTCAGCTCATTCTAGGAAGCGAACTCTCCGGTGATGTGGTCGCTGTTGGTGCGTCGGTGCACAACTTCGCGTTGGGCGACGCCGTGGTTGCATTTCCTGGCGCAAAACTCGGCGCACACGCGGAGTATTGCTGCATGAACGCGAACGCCGCGATGGTGCGCAAACCAGAGGCGCTTTCGTACACATCGGCGGCAGCACTCGCGTTTGGCGGTACCACGGCACTCGATTTCTTCCGACGCGGCGCGCTGCAGGCCGGCGAGAGCGCGCTCATTAACGGGGCGTCGGGTACGGTGGGTTCGGCAATGGTGCAGCTTGCCGTCGCCGCTGGCGCGCGTGTTACGGCGGTGTGCAGCGGTCCCAATGTCGAGCTGATGCACCAACTCGGCGCGACACGCGTTGTGGATTACACGAAAGCTGACTTCGCTTCCGAGGGCATTCGCTATGACGTGATCGCCGACACCGTTGGCAACGCGCCGTATTCCCGCGTGCACCATGCGCTCACACCGCGCGGACGACTACTGCTGGTGCTGGCCACGCTTCCCGAGATGCTTCGTGCGCCGTGGGTCAACCACACGTCGCAGCGTCGCTTGGTAGCCGGCCCCGCCGCCGAACGCGTGGAGGATCTTCGCACCCTCGTGGCGATGGCGGCAGACGGGCGATTTACACCACTGATTGATTCGAGCTTTTCGCTCGACGAGATCGCCTCGGCGCACGCGCGCGTGGAGACCAACAGGAAACGTGGGAGCGTGGTGGTTCATTCGCGTGGCATGAGCGGGCCGTGA
- a CDS encoding TetR/AcrR family transcriptional regulator, protein MPASRRPPLSPKRILLAAIKLADRQGLEALSMRKLGTTLKVEAMSLYNHVANKDELLDGMVDQIIGEITLPERGGDWR, encoded by the coding sequence ATGCCTGCTTCCCGACGTCCTCCACTCAGCCCGAAGCGCATTCTGCTCGCCGCCATCAAGCTGGCCGATCGGCAGGGTCTTGAGGCGCTCTCCATGCGAAAGCTCGGCACGACGCTTAAAGTCGAAGCCATGTCGCTGTACAATCACGTCGCCAACAAGGACGAGTTGCTCGACGGCATGGTGGATCAGATTATCGGCGAGATCACACTGCCGGAACGCGGTGGTGATTGGAGATGA
- a CDS encoding TetR/AcrR family transcriptional regulator C-terminal domain-containing protein, whose translation MRTRAVSALAVMTAHPWAPILVVSRINVGPNMLRYIEATLGTLREAGLSWEETDRAWNTMDNYIYGFTLQQQNFPVNPDDYASAAASYLPMLSADRYPYMHEMTARVADGSHDGTLDFSFGLEVILDGLERLRKRR comes from the coding sequence ATGCGCACGCGCGCCGTCTCCGCGCTGGCGGTGATGACGGCCCATCCGTGGGCGCCGATACTTGTCGTGTCGCGGATCAACGTCGGTCCCAACATGCTGCGCTACATCGAAGCCACGCTCGGCACGCTGCGCGAGGCGGGACTCTCTTGGGAAGAGACGGATCGCGCGTGGAACACGATGGACAACTACATCTACGGCTTCACGCTGCAGCAGCAGAACTTTCCGGTGAACCCGGACGACTACGCCTCGGCCGCCGCCAGCTACCTGCCGATGTTGTCCGCCGACCGCTATCCGTACATGCATGAAATGACCGCTCGCGTGGCGGACGGTTCGCACGACGGCACGCTCGACTTCAGCTTCGGCCTGGAAGTCATCCTCGATGGGTTGGAGCGGCTGCGAAAGCGACGCTAA
- a CDS encoding fatty acid desaturase CarF family protein, with amino-acid sequence MVHVVLVLVIVLQVVAVVLVTDFLSGLFHWWEDTYGHPFWPIVGTHVTRPNILHHYAPRAILAKSWIVSSRTLLAIGVAIALVAWLAGMLTWMLVLGLCLAVNMNQVHKWSHQRPRDNPPLVRRLQQLGVLQSPAHHRAHHIHERNTNYCILTNFVNPLLERMQCWAAAEWVLARVFGVHRRGDAQRAALVLAREPEFFGEHLPFVQRRVAMELAREAAAIGA; translated from the coding sequence ATGGTCCATGTCGTGCTTGTGCTTGTCATCGTTCTTCAAGTCGTGGCCGTTGTGCTCGTGACCGATTTCCTGTCCGGCCTGTTCCATTGGTGGGAGGACACGTACGGCCATCCGTTCTGGCCCATCGTGGGCACGCACGTCACCCGCCCGAACATTCTGCATCACTATGCACCGCGCGCGATTCTGGCGAAATCGTGGATCGTGAGCTCGCGCACGCTGCTGGCGATCGGTGTCGCCATCGCCCTGGTGGCGTGGCTGGCCGGCATGCTCACGTGGATGCTGGTGCTGGGGTTGTGTCTCGCAGTCAACATGAACCAAGTGCACAAGTGGAGTCACCAGCGGCCGCGCGATAACCCACCGCTCGTGCGGCGATTGCAGCAGCTGGGCGTACTGCAATCACCAGCGCATCACCGCGCGCATCACATTCACGAGCGCAACACGAACTATTGCATCCTCACCAACTTCGTGAATCCGCTGCTCGAACGCATGCAGTGCTGGGCAGCGGCGGAGTGGGTCCTTGCCCGCGTCTTCGGCGTGCATCGCCGGGGCGATGCGCAGCGGGCCGCTCTCGTGCTGGCGCGAGAGCCGGAGTTCTTCGGTGAACATCTCCCCTTCGTGCAGCGCCGCGTCGCGATGGAGCTGGCACGGGAAGCGGCAGCTATCGGAGCGTGA
- a CDS encoding Type 1 glutamine amidotransferase-like domain-containing protein: MSASSCVVHGREVAVLLLASSIALGCAGTGGATGGSASTASSRGTPSVGPRTGSVMVVGGGQQGPEVFAKFIELAGGPDALIVDVPTAGGDSIDTSDGGRGLKAAGARNVVVYHTTSRTAADADSFVAKIANARGVWFGGGRHYRLVNSYAGTKSERAFQAVLDRGGVVGGSSAGASILGDYLVRGAPSNDNRIFNHPQFLKGFAYLRGVAIDQHVVARERLPDLHDSLTSRRPDLLGISEDEGTVWVVRGDSAEIIGRNKAFVYNGRDANDAGKPFLTLRPGDRYNLATRRVVSRAIDATPLTQKFVDNVFASYGDIASGGAAVLVAQDGKVLANRAYGVAMQRRFTPETGAPNFALGGLSAVLNAALAPDSTGRISAASVRRVTGMGGTQRLAYDSATKLWTGNVDDLYRFDQARLAQSTEPKGFWLDTQRGDVMQVVYGISEGRRSAWVRYPGRKTTIIILTNDDRFDAMAAAGRIADRLLAR, encoded by the coding sequence ATGTCCGCTTCATCGTGTGTCGTGCATGGTCGTGAAGTCGCTGTGCTGCTGCTGGCCTCGTCCATCGCGCTCGGCTGCGCCGGTACGGGCGGTGCGACCGGCGGCAGCGCATCCACGGCCAGTTCGCGCGGCACGCCCTCGGTTGGTCCTCGCACCGGGTCCGTGATGGTGGTCGGCGGCGGACAACAGGGCCCCGAAGTGTTCGCGAAGTTCATCGAGCTCGCCGGCGGACCCGACGCACTCATCGTGGACGTGCCGACCGCCGGCGGCGATTCCATCGATACCTCCGACGGCGGACGCGGACTGAAGGCCGCCGGTGCGCGGAATGTGGTGGTGTATCACACGACCAGTCGTACCGCGGCCGACGCCGACAGCTTCGTGGCAAAGATCGCGAACGCGCGTGGCGTGTGGTTTGGCGGTGGCCGTCACTATCGCCTGGTGAATTCGTACGCCGGCACCAAATCGGAGCGCGCTTTCCAGGCGGTGCTCGATCGCGGCGGCGTCGTGGGCGGATCGTCGGCCGGCGCGTCGATTCTCGGCGATTACCTTGTGCGCGGTGCGCCGTCGAACGACAACCGCATCTTCAATCATCCGCAGTTCCTGAAGGGCTTCGCGTATCTGCGCGGCGTGGCGATCGACCAACACGTCGTGGCGCGCGAGCGACTCCCCGACCTGCACGACTCGCTCACGTCGCGTCGCCCCGACTTGCTCGGCATTTCGGAAGATGAAGGGACGGTGTGGGTCGTGCGCGGTGACAGCGCCGAAATCATCGGGCGCAACAAGGCGTTCGTCTACAACGGCCGCGACGCCAACGATGCGGGCAAGCCGTTTCTCACCCTGCGCCCCGGTGATCGGTACAACCTCGCCACGCGTCGTGTGGTGTCGCGGGCGATCGATGCCACGCCGCTCACGCAGAAGTTCGTGGACAACGTGTTCGCCTCGTACGGCGACATCGCCAGCGGCGGGGCCGCCGTGCTCGTGGCGCAGGACGGCAAGGTCTTGGCGAATCGCGCTTATGGCGTCGCGATGCAGCGTCGCTTCACGCCGGAAACCGGCGCGCCGAATTTCGCGCTCGGGGGATTGTCGGCCGTGCTGAACGCGGCGCTCGCACCTGACAGCACGGGTCGCATCTCCGCGGCATCGGTGCGTCGCGTGACCGGTATGGGCGGCACGCAACGTCTCGCCTACGACAGCGCGACGAAACTGTGGACCGGCAACGTCGACGATCTGTATCGCTTCGATCAGGCGCGGTTGGCACAGAGCACGGAGCCGAAGGGTTTTTGGCTCGACACGCAGCGCGGTGATGTCATGCAGGTCGTGTACGGCATCAGCGAAGGACGGCGATCGGCATGGGTGCGCTATCCCGGGCGCAAGACGACGATCATCATACTGACCAACGATGATCGCTTTGACGCGATGGCCGCGGCCGGGCGGATCGCCGACCGGCTGCTCGCGCGGTGA
- a CDS encoding energy transducer TonB — protein sequence MFQTLIESRATRTRSVGGSMVSVVVHAGIVGALVVATAQATVAHVAEERETSVKFTNTTPPPPPPPAATREVFTATPVAKGFTVLQTPIDIPTSLPPIDLSAPPTNLDNFTGIGKPGGRADGVEGATGAARALNDVFLESEVERPVAVLPGTAGPVYPETLRAAGIEGQVLAQFVVDSAGRVELATFKVLDSQHPLFVAAVRRAVSRIRYLPAEARGARVAQLVQQSFHFTVRRD from the coding sequence ATGTTTCAGACATTGATTGAATCGCGGGCCACGCGTACCCGGTCGGTTGGTGGGTCGATGGTGTCGGTGGTGGTGCACGCGGGAATCGTGGGGGCGCTGGTGGTCGCCACGGCGCAGGCGACCGTCGCCCACGTGGCGGAGGAACGCGAGACCAGCGTCAAGTTCACGAACACCACCCCGCCGCCGCCCCCACCGCCCGCCGCCACGCGTGAGGTCTTTACCGCGACACCGGTGGCGAAGGGGTTCACCGTGCTGCAGACGCCGATCGACATCCCCACGTCGTTGCCACCGATCGACCTGAGCGCACCGCCCACGAACCTCGACAATTTCACGGGTATCGGAAAACCGGGCGGCCGCGCGGATGGCGTGGAAGGGGCCACAGGCGCCGCACGAGCCCTCAACGACGTCTTCCTTGAAAGTGAGGTCGAAAGGCCCGTAGCGGTGCTTCCGGGGACCGCCGGGCCGGTCTATCCCGAGACGTTGCGCGCGGCGGGCATCGAGGGGCAGGTCCTCGCCCAGTTCGTGGTCGATTCGGCCGGGCGCGTGGAGCTGGCCACCTTCAAGGTGCTCGACAGCCAGCATCCGCTCTTTGTCGCGGCGGTGCGCCGCGCCGTGTCGCGGATTCGCTATCTCCCGGCCGAGGCGCGAGGTGCCCGCGTCGCGCAGCTGGTGCAGCAGTCGTTTCACTTCACCGTCCGTCGCGACTGA
- a CDS encoding TVP38/TMEM64 family protein gives MPLDLKSAATGLMRAAGIAVPLVVGIAIGQLATPYLPGFSVWVQTLGAWAPLAFVAAYIGVVLFMLPAFLLTMAGGAVFGVVKGSALVLAGATIGGTLAFLLGRTVLRASVARRVAAHPTLSAVDRVIGDDGLRLMFLLRLSPAIPFVLSNYALGVTRVRTRDFVMAMPGMLPIIASYAAFGAAGAKAANGKGALPMPVLMLGVVATVVLGLLFARMTQKALRDAEAQAQAQAR, from the coding sequence ATGCCCCTCGATCTCAAGAGTGCCGCGACCGGTCTGATGCGCGCCGCCGGAATCGCCGTGCCGCTGGTCGTGGGCATCGCGATTGGCCAGCTCGCCACGCCCTATCTGCCCGGCTTTTCCGTGTGGGTGCAGACCCTCGGCGCGTGGGCGCCGCTGGCGTTCGTCGCGGCCTACATCGGCGTGGTGCTCTTCATGCTGCCGGCGTTTCTGCTCACCATGGCCGGCGGCGCCGTGTTCGGCGTGGTGAAGGGGAGCGCGCTCGTACTGGCTGGTGCCACGATCGGCGGCACGCTGGCGTTCCTGCTGGGGCGCACGGTGCTTCGCGCCAGCGTGGCGCGGCGCGTGGCGGCGCACCCCACGCTCTCCGCCGTCGATCGCGTAATCGGCGACGACGGATTGCGCCTGATGTTTTTGCTACGCTTGTCCCCTGCGATTCCGTTCGTGCTGTCGAACTACGCACTCGGTGTCACGCGCGTGCGCACGCGCGACTTCGTGATGGCGATGCCGGGCATGCTGCCCATTATCGCGTCGTATGCGGCGTTCGGCGCGGCGGGCGCGAAAGCAGCCAACGGCAAGGGCGCCCTGCCGATGCCGGTTCTCATGCTCGGCGTCGTGGCGACGGTGGTGTTGGGACTGCTCTTCGCGCGGATGACGCAGAAGGCCCTTCGCGACGCCGAGGCGCAGGCGCAGGCGCAGGCGCGCTGA